Genomic segment of Panicum virgatum strain AP13 chromosome 2K, P.virgatum_v5, whole genome shotgun sequence:
TGCTCCCCATCTGAGCTCGCAGGCTCGCAGCTCACAAGATCGATCAACGAGGGCACGCGTCGCGCACGGGGGATCGACCAGCCCGCAGGCCGGCATGTCGCGGTGGATGATGGTGCAGCTGGAGGAGTTGGCCAGGCTGCAGGTGAAGGCCGAGCTCGTCACGCTCAAGGTGGTGGACCAGGAAGGCCGCGTTGTCGAGCACAGGATGAGGGCGACGGACCGTCTCCAGGCTGTGATGGACAGGTACTACGCCGAGGCGCCTGAGGTCGGCTACGGCACCGGCACCTTCCTGGTAGATGGCTGCATCCGCCTGCGCGGCGGCAAGACGCCGGCGGACCTCAAGCTGGAGGACGACGCCCAGATCGACTTCTTCCCGTACGCCGACGGTGGCAGCCGGCGGGAGTCCTACGATGCCTGATCGACGCACGTTCCATATGCTACTACTGGTATCCGTAATGTCTTTTGTGCAGTCGATGATACTATATGAACTCACAACTCAGAATTCGATTAATGGAAGCGattgagcaaaaaaaaaaaagaaaggcatCTTACCTTTtcgtttgatcaattggctctTTAATCGCGCCACTACAGCGGTTTAGACTGAAGAGACGCTTTTAAGCAACGGAAATTTTTGAAACAATTTTCTCGTATTGGAACAATAATTCTTAACTAAAATTCATTCTCTAAATGTGTGTTTGTGACCACAAAATACGAGTTTGGATTAGATTTAGAAGGCGTGGCAACTGGCACGCTCGCCGCCTTTGTGTAAATGGGCTGGGGCAGAGCTGGGTCGTCGGACCCCGACGAAATTTGCTAAAATTAATGGAAAATTACTGTAGCCTACCCAACGTTTAATGCATCCGATTCTAATGGTTTTCTCGTCTGGCTTTGCCCCTCGAGCGAGGGAACGAGAGCAATGGACGAACAAGACATTATGTTTTGTGGTCTGCTGAATTCGTGGGCTGCTGATTTAGTTAAACTGGATCCTTGGACTGCACTTAGGCTTCCGACAAAATGGAAAGCAAGGCTCCCTAAAAAAAATGTGTGATACGGAGTATATCTGTACATGCCGAGTTTGCAGCCATCCTGAGGATCTGTTGTTAGGATAGAGCCCACAGATTGCTCTGATGTGAACCAACCCAACCACTGTTGCTAATATAAATAGGAAGAAGCCCTAGCGGCCTGGCCGGACTCTGGAGATCTTTGACGGCAACCTTTCCTTTTGACTGCAAGATCGCGCTTCTGAGTGCAAGGCACCGGCGGATCGGTCAGCCCAGCTGCatgtcaccgccgccgccgccgcagggggtCGTCAAGCCGGAGCCGGATCCGTTGATCACTCTCAAGGTTGCGGACCAGGAGGGTCGCAGGGCCTTCCACACCATGAGGATGTCAGACAGGCTGGACGTGACCTACGGCACCGGGACCTTCATGTTCGACGGATCCATCCGGCTGCTGGGCTTCaagacggcggcggagctcgatctGGAAGATGGCGACGAGATCGATTTCTTCGCGGCCATGGTGGGGGGCGGATGGGACGACGGTGCCTGATCGATTGATCTGCTGATCGATGGCTCCGCGGCGCCTGTACGTCGCAGAAGTCCTTATGTACGTAATCATCGTAATGTCATTTTATTGTCATTCGCTAGTCAGTATTGCTCTAATTATTACGACGGTTACGTGCACCGTGGCGGCGTACCATCCATTAGTATTCATCGTTCTACTGTATACAGTACAGGTTAGGTGGATCTAATGTGTTCTCCTAAAATTTTATAGTAGCATATCTCCTCTACATTATTCACCCCCTATCTCTTTTTTTACAGTGCATGCTCTTTTGTTTACGTTTTGAACATTATTTTTT
This window contains:
- the LOC120692513 gene encoding uncharacterized protein LOC120692513; the protein is MSRWMMVQLEELARLQVKAELVTLKVVDQEGRVVEHRMRATDRLQAVMDRYYAEAPEVGYGTGTFLVDGCIRLRGGKTPADLKLEDDAQIDFFPYADGGSRRESYDA
- the LOC120696205 gene encoding small ubiquitin-related modifier 2-like encodes the protein MSPPPPPQGVVKPEPDPLITLKVADQEGRRAFHTMRMSDRLDVTYGTGTFMFDGSIRLLGFKTAAELDLEDGDEIDFFAAMVGGGWDDGA